The window GAAAATCCAAATGGTACGGGCAAGGGAGGTTTGTAAAGCTGGCGTTGCGGCGGTGGCGTAATCTTACAGCACCGCTCAAGTCTAGCCCGGCATTTCAGCGCTAAGATAGTTTGGCAAAAAATCAGCCAAAAACCCAGTCCAATTCGATTTTGGCCGTGGCGAAATTACTGCGCCCGCACTGGCAAATTGGCCAGGCCCGCAAGATTGATTTGTTCCGCTGCCGACGCCAGCCGCTGACCGAAGCGGTGTTCGTTCTCCAATTCGCGATACACACGCAGCATGATCTCGTAGCAACGGTTGATCTTCGCGCGCTGTTTTTTCGACAGGAGTTGCGGGTCGAGGCTATACCCGAAGATCGCCGCAATTAAGCGACGCAAATCGACATGCTCTTTGTCTGATAGCATTCATCACCGTCCGCCTCCCTCTCGTAGAAGACCCTAATCATACCCCCCGCATTAGGCACGATGCAAGTCCGGCGTGCAAAAACGCAATCGGACGTTGTATTGCATAGCCCGACTGTGTCAGTCGGGCGGAACGCTGAGCATGCCCAAAACCGTTTTTGTAACAAAGGCCGCAATCGAGTTTGCCGGAGCTGTCGGCCGGTCGAAATTCAGACTTGCTCCTCCGCAGGCCGGAAAGTGCGCCAGTTGATTTTGAGTTTGCGCATTCGGGCCCGCAGCGTGTGCGGATTGATGTTCAGCAATTTGGCGGCGCCGCGCGGACCTTCGATGCGGCCATGGGTGCGCCGCAGGGCGGCTTCAATGTGCTGCTGCATGGCGGAATCAAGTGGCGAAAAATCGGAAATGGAGACGGAAGTTGAGGCGCGCGCTGCAACCGGCGGGGAATGAGAATCCGAATGCCAGGGCTGGACAGAAGAACGAGAAGTCTGCATGAACGCCGTTGGCGGCTGCAGAGTTGTGAAAGGCGTAGCCGGATTGGGAAACGCAGACACATTCGATTGCGGAGCTACGCCCAACGCCGTGGCCACATCCAGTTGCATGCCATTGCCCAGAATCGCTGCCCGTTCGATCACCGTGGTCAGTTCGCGCACATTGCCGGGCCAAGCATACGCGGCCAGCAAGTTAATATCTTGCGGCGTCGGGGTGCGAGTCGGCAATCCAAACCGCTTGGCGGCCCGCAATGCAAAATGGGCGGCCAGGGCGGGAATATCTTCCGGGCGATCGCGCAGCGGCGGCAAATGAATGGGAAACACAGCCAGCCGATACCACAAATCTTCACGGAAGGTTCCTTCGGCCACCATCGCCTGCAAATTGCGATGTGTCGCCGCCACTACGCGCACATCGACATGCATTTGCCGCTCGCCGCCGACACGCTCGAAGGTGCCGTCCTGTAGAATGCGGAGCAGCCGCACCTGTGCCGCCGGCGGCAGCTCGCCGCATTCGTCCAGAAACAACGTGCCCCGGTCCGCTCGTTCAAACCAGCCCTTGCGCAATGCCGTGGCGCCGGTGAAACTTCCTCGTTCGTGCCCGAACAATTCCGAATCGACCAATTCCGGCGGAATAGCGCCGCAGTTCACGCGCAAAAACGGTCCATTGTCGCGGCGCGATTGTTTATGAATGGCTCGGGCGACCACTTCCTTGCCGGAGCCAGTCTCGCCCAGAATGAGCACCGGAATATCGGCGCGAGATACCAGGCCGACGCGATCCATCACTCCGCGCAGGCCCGATTCTACGCCGACAATGGCATCGCTCAAATCGTTGCGGCCCAGCTTGGTCAACAGCGAGCGATTTTCCGCTTCGACTTTTTCTCGCAGCGCGGTCAGTTCCCGCAAACGGCGATCGTTCTCCAGCGCCACGGTGAATGGCTCGAGCAACACTTTTAGCAATACTTCATGTTCGGCATTAAACGACCGAGAGGCCGCCGCTTCGACAATCAGCGCGCCGGGTGGACCCTCGGCGGTGTTCAGCGGGCCAGCCAGAATTTCACCGACCACATCTTCGGGCAACAGGCCGGGCAACCGTTGCTGCAACGCCTCCGCACGATCGTGTAAAATTTCACCGCGACGGCACCATTGAAATAATCGATCGATGGCTTCCGGCGCACACTCCGTCCGTAAGCGCAAAGTTGGCCGGCGATGATCGCGCGCCGTGGCGGCGACGGTATCGACGACACTTCGCTCCAGGTCGACAATCCGCAGCACCAAGCGCTCCAACGGCAACTGGCGCAGAACCAGCGGCGTAATCAAATCGGTCGCCTCGGCAATTTCGATGTGCCGACAGGCTTCGCGCCAAACATCTAATAGAATTCGGCCGTGGCGTTCCATGGTGCAGTTTCAACGCGAGAGCCGCACGAGGCGGGACGAATTAAACCATCACATTTAACGGTATCAGATCCATAAGTTATCACGGATGCCCGTTAAATGCAACAGATGCAGGCGCAAATCTCAGCGTAGAACTCGGATTCCATCGCCGGTGCTAGCATGAATCGCTAGTTTTTGCACTCGGCACGAGGTGTGCTTTGACCAACGACACCGGTCGGCACTACGGATGGGCCGAATTCGCGATTCTTCAACTTCTAGCTAGATGGGAACCTGCCATGCTTCGCATTGGCCGCGCTCACGCCGTTGTTTTTCTCTTGCCGTTCTCTATGGCCGCGATGCTTGTGGGCACGGCCGGCTGCGGCGGCTCCAATGCCGGCTCGGCAGCCTCAGGCGGTTCGTCGAGTGGCAGTTCCGTTGCTTCTGCCGGCGAAGTTACAAACACCACGGCCGGTGAGAAAACCACGAATACCGGTCCCGTGGAATTGCTGAATGTGGCCTGCGATCCCACCCGGGAGCTGTGGCAAGACATCAACGAAGAATTTGCCAAAATCTATCAGCGCGATACCGGACGCAGCGTAACCATCAAGCAATCGCACGGCGGTTCGTCCAGCCAGGCGCGGGCTGTGAACGACGGTTTGGAAGCCGATGTAGTCACCTTGGCCATGTGGCCCGATACCGATTCGATTCGCCGCAGCGGCTTAATTGCCGAAGGCTGGGAAAAACGGTTGCCGGAAAATTCGCTGCCATACTACAGTACCATTGTGTTCGTGGTGCGCAAAGGCAACCCGAAGCAAATTCACGATTGGCCTGATTTGGTGAAGCCCGATGTGCAAATCATCACGCCCCATCCTAAAACATCTGGCA of the Pirellulales bacterium genome contains:
- a CDS encoding sulfate ABC transporter substrate-binding protein; protein product: MLRIGRAHAVVFLLPFSMAAMLVGTAGCGGSNAGSAASGGSSSGSSVASAGEVTNTTAGEKTTNTGPVELLNVACDPTRELWQDINEEFAKIYQRDTGRSVTIKQSHGGSSSQARAVNDGLEADVVTLAMWPDTDSIRRSGLIAEGWEKRLPENSLPYYSTIVFVVRKGNPKQIHDWPDLVKPDVQIITPHPKTSGNGKLSFLAAWGSVITRGGSEAQAKEFLTKLYQQTPVLDVAARSATMTFSKKGIGDVHLTWENEGQQEVQDSHGELEIVYPPVSIRAEPHVAWVDENVKKHGTTNVAQAYLEFLYTPVAQQMIAKHFYRPNSEGDRQKFADRFPPIKLFGITAVAKDWDDACQKFFNDGALFDQISEKK
- a CDS encoding sigma-54 dependent transcriptional regulator, with the translated sequence MERHGRILLDVWREACRHIEIAEATDLITPLVLRQLPLERLVLRIVDLERSVVDTVAATARDHRRPTLRLRTECAPEAIDRLFQWCRRGEILHDRAEALQQRLPGLLPEDVVGEILAGPLNTAEGPPGALIVEAAASRSFNAEHEVLLKVLLEPFTVALENDRRLRELTALREKVEAENRSLLTKLGRNDLSDAIVGVESGLRGVMDRVGLVSRADIPVLILGETGSGKEVVARAIHKQSRRDNGPFLRVNCGAIPPELVDSELFGHERGSFTGATALRKGWFERADRGTLFLDECGELPPAAQVRLLRILQDGTFERVGGERQMHVDVRVVAATHRNLQAMVAEGTFREDLWYRLAVFPIHLPPLRDRPEDIPALAAHFALRAAKRFGLPTRTPTPQDINLLAAYAWPGNVRELTTVIERAAILGNGMQLDVATALGVAPQSNVSAFPNPATPFTTLQPPTAFMQTSRSSVQPWHSDSHSPPVAARASTSVSISDFSPLDSAMQQHIEAALRRTHGRIEGPRGAAKLLNINPHTLRARMRKLKINWRTFRPAEEQV